From Dioscorea cayenensis subsp. rotundata cultivar TDr96_F1 chromosome 13, TDr96_F1_v2_PseudoChromosome.rev07_lg8_w22 25.fasta, whole genome shotgun sequence, the proteins below share one genomic window:
- the LOC120274467 gene encoding transcription factor bHLH18-like, producing MDIMPLRLLVPLGNVEPILNDQEMSFLHQASLQQMAEVLEDDYQKTPFSFKSKEITTLNNFNSSVLYDKPNLGTSRLATNFLKVENEDAYTTKQVSVIAQCAANSPKYLSFGNPDSLSDLQQLYINGIGEEKDEMNFLISKKPKLMNHDISSFQASGRASMGNNPHSSSHDHMIAERKRREKLNEQFLSLSAIIPGLAKTDKASLLVSTINYLKELVTKVKSLEQSIIDGPVESAMLMKDDKASLITNESSSSDPLFKIEAKLTGNIIVLKFQCKNLKGLAIKALSEIEKLFLTIIDLSIMPFSSSSLDVVVMAKVEDGFSLTVKELVEKLSSFFSQFI from the exons ATGGATATCATGCCTCTCCGACTTTTAGTTCCACTG GGGAATGTTGAACCTATCTTAAATGACCAAGAAATGAGCTTTCTTCATCAGGCCAGCCTGCAACAGATGGCAGAAGTACTTGAGGATGATTATCAAAAAACGCCTTTTTCCTTCAAGTCTAAAGAGATTACCACACTCAACAACTTCAACAGTTCAGTGCTTTATGATAAACCCAACTTGGGCACTTCCAGACTGGCAACAAATTTTCTGAAGGTTGAAAATGAGGACGCTTACACCACCAAACAAGTTTCAGTCATTGCACAATGTGCAGCCAATTCTCCAAAATATCTTTCTTTTGGGAATCCAGATTCCTTATCTGATCTGCAGCAGCTATACATAAATGgtattggagaagaaaaggatGAGATGAATTTTTTGATCTCTAAGAAACCAAAGCTGATGAACCATGATATCTCAAGCTTCCAGGCTTCTGGGAGAGCTAGCATGGGGAATAACCCACATTCTTCTTCCCATGATCATATGATTGCAGAAAGAAAGCGCAGAGAAAAACTCAATGAGCAGTTCCTCTCACTATCAGCTATCATCCCTGGCCTGGCAAAG ACAGACAAGGCTTCCCTTCTTGTTAGCACAATCAACTATCTCAAAGAACTTGTAACAAAGGTGAAATCCCTCGAACAGAGTATCATCGATGGTCCCGTTGAGTCTGCTATGCTTATGAAGGATGACAAGGCCTCCTTGATCACCAATGAGAGCTCCTCAAGTGATCCTCTCTTTAAAATTGAGGCAAAGCTGACAGGAAACATAATTGTCCTTAAATTCCAGTGTAAGAACCTTAAAGGACTAGCAATCAAAGCACTCTCAGAGATTGAGAAGCTCTTCCTCACCATAATTGACCTGAGTATCATGCCTTTTTCAAGCTCTTCCCTTGATGTAGTTGTCATGGCAAAG GTTGAAGATGGATTTTCATTGACAGTGAAGGAACTAGTTGAAAAATTAAGTTCATTTTTCAGCCAATTCATATGA
- the LOC120274565 gene encoding sucrose transport protein SUT2, whose protein sequence is MVVPGQQRAAPGHRRVAPAPALAPAPERVPLRRLMRAAAVACGVQFGWALQLSLLTPYVQELGIAHAWASLVWLCGPLSGLLVQPLAGHMSDRCRSGFGRRRPFIAAGAATIALAVILIGYSADIGDILGDPRGPVHRPRAVVVFVIGFWLLDVGNNATQGPCRALLADLSGKDHRRTRIANAYFSLFMALGNILGFATGSYSGWYTILPFTLTSACSVNCANLKSAFILDIVLLALTTYISISSIQEIPLSDMGAEHSVEEVQQEAFLWELIGSFRYLTPPIWIVLIVVSLTWVGWFPFFLFDTDWMGREIYKGKPNEGHAYHSGVRMGSLGLMLNSVVLGVTSVILERLCRKWGAGLVWGISGILMSICFGAMLIISYVAETTEYPSSGIPPIGIIVAALIVFAVLGAPLAITYSIPYAMISTRTEPLRLGQGLAMGILNLAIVVPQVIVSLGSGPWDQLFGGGNSPAFAVAAVAAFCSGLMAIIALPRSSITRARTHK, encoded by the exons ATGGTGGTGCCGGGACAGCAACGTGCGGCGCCGGGGCATCGAAGGGTGGCGCCGGCGCCGGCGCTGGCGCCGGCGCCGGAGAGAGTGCCTCTGCGGAGGTTGATGAGAGCGGCTGCGGTGGCTTGCGGGGTGCAATTCGGGTGGGCGCTGCAGCTCTCGTTGTTGACGCCGTATGTGCAGGAGCTGGGGATCGCGCACGCGTGGGCGAGTCTTGTGTGGCTTTGTGGCCCGTTGTCTGGCCTTCTCGTCCAGCCCCTAGCTGGCCATATGAGCGATCGGTGCCGCAGTGGCTTTGGGCGACGCCGCCCTTTCATCGCAGCTGGTGCAGCTACTATTGCTTTAGCTGTTATTCTCATCGGATACTCGGCGGACATTGGTGATATCCTTGGTGACCCGCGGGGACCAGTCCACCGTCCCCGTGCTGTTGTTGTGTTCGTGATCGGCTTCTGGCTTCTAGATGTTGGGAATAACGCTACCCAGGGACCATGCCGGGCCCTCCTTGCCGATCTCTCTG GGAAGGACCATAGACGAACACGGATAGCTAAtgcttatttttctctcttcatggCACTGGGTAATATACTTGGCTTTGCTACTGGATCCTACAGTGGCTGGTATACCATTTTACCATTTACTCTCACATCAGCATGCAGTGTGAACTGTGCCAATCTGAAGTCTGCTTTCATACTTGACATTGTTCTTCTTGCATTGACTACTTATATTAGCATATCATCTATCCAAGAAATCCCTCTTTCTGACATGGGAGCTGAACATTCGGTTGAAGAAGTGCAACAGGAAGCTTTCCTTTGGGAACTTATAGGATCTTTTAGATACCTGACACCCCCGATTTGGATTGTTCTCATTGTGGTTTCACTAACTTGGGTTGGATGGTTTCCCTTTTTTCTGTTTGACACTGATTGGATGGGCCGAGAGATCTACAAAGGAAAGCCAAATGAAGGGCATGCTTATCATTCAGGAGTGAGAATGGGATCTTTGGGACTAATGTTAAATTCTGTTGTCCTTGGGGTGACTTCAGTGATATTGGAAAGGCTCTGTAGGAAATGGGGAGCTGGCCTTGTCTGGGGAATTTCTGGCATTCTCATGTCTATATGCTTTGGGGCAATGCTCATAATATCATACGTGGCGGAAACTACCGAGTATCCTAGCAGTGGCATTCCACCAATTGGCATTATTGTTGCTGCACTAATTGTTTTTGCTGTTCTAGGAGCCCCTTTGGCT ATTACGTATAGTATTCCATATGCAATGATTTCTACTCGCACAGAACCGTTACGTCTTGGGCAAG GATTGGCAATGGGTATTCTGAATTTAGCAATCGTGGTGCCACAG GTAATTGTATCCCTAGGAAGTGGACCATGGGATCAGTTATTTGGTGGGGGAAATTCACCAGCCTTTGCTGTGGCTGCAGTTGCTGCATTTTGCAGTGGGCTTATGGCCATTATTGCTCTTCCTCGTTCAAGTATTACAAGAGCTAGAACACACAAGTGA
- the LOC120274564 gene encoding LOW QUALITY PROTEIN: protein DETOXIFICATION 48-like (The sequence of the model RefSeq protein was modified relative to this genomic sequence to represent the inferred CDS: deleted 1 base in 1 codon), protein MCNTTTLSTLQPLSQSHLLPPFPSMDDLHRWPTFSEVMEEMRAIARISIPSTITGLVLYLRTMISMLFLGYLGELSLAGGSLAIGFANITGYSILSGLAMGMEPICGQAFGAKQRKLLGLTLQRTTLLLLSTSIPISLLWLNINSILLHFHQDPDISLTAQTFITFAIPDLFLLSFLHPLRIFLRTQSITLPITYCSFISLLLHIPLNYFLVVHLKLNIAGVAISTVLTNLNLLTCLLFFFFISGVYKDSWVTPSMDCLRGWPALLKLAVPTCASVCLEWWWYELMIILSGLLSNPKATLASMGILIQTTSLVYVFPSSLSYGVSTRVGNELGARRPARARTSAIVSLACAVLLGLSAMIFTTSVRHRWGRLFTEDNEILNLTAIALPIVGLCELGNCPQTTGCGVLRGSARPNIGANINLGSFYVVGMPVAILLGFVAGMGFAGLWLGLLAAQASCAAFMIVALIKTDWIEEMERAKLLTNTSSSSSSSSSFSSNSASSNTSTSTTACCLEEILCISDEDDDEKKKEVSVETHPLILSE, encoded by the exons atgtGCAACACCACCACCCTCTCTACTCTCCAACCCCTCTCCCAGTCCCATCTCTTACCTCCTTTCCCTTCCATGGATGACCTCCATAGATGGCCAACATTCTCTGAG GTAATGGAAGAGATGAGAGCAATAGCAAGAATTTCAATTCCCTCAACAATCACTGGTTTAGTTCTCTATTTACGCACAATGATCTCCATGCTATTTCTCGGTTACCTCGGTGAGCTCTCCCTCGCCGGAGGCTCTCTAGCCATAGGCTTCGCTAATATCACCGGCTACTCCATCCTCTCCGGTTTAGCCATGGGCATGGAACCCATCTGTGGCCAAGCTTTCGGTGCTAAACAACGCAAACTTCTTGGCCTTACTCTTCAACGCACaactcttcttctcctctccacCTCCATCCCCATCTCCCTTCTCTGGCTCAACATCAACTCCATCCTTCTCCACTTCCATCAAGACCCTGACATCTCTCTCACCGCTCAAACTTTCATCACCTTCGCCATCCCTGACCTTTTCTTGCTCTCCTTTCTCCACCCTCTCCGCATCTTCTTGAGAACCCAATCCATAACTCTCCCTATAACCTACTGTTCCTTCATCTCCCTTCTCCTCCACATCCCTCTCAACTACTTCCTCGTCGTCCATCTCAAACTCAACATCGCCGGCGTCGCCATCTCCACTGTCTTGACCAACCTTAATCTCCTCACTTGcttactcttcttcttcttcatctccggCGTCTACAAAGACTCTTGGGTCACTCCAAGCATGGACTGTCTCCGTGGTTGGCCAGCCTTACTCAAGCTCGCCGTCCCTACCTGTGCCTCCGTTTGCTTAGAGTGGTGGTGGTATGAGCTTATGATCATCCTCTCCGGCCTTCTTTCCAACCCTAAAGCTACATTAGCTTCAATGGGTATCTTAATCCAAACTACTTCTTTGGTTTATGTTTTCCCTTCTTCTTTAAGCTATGGTGTCTCCACTAGGGTTGGTAATGAGTTAGGAGCTCGCCGTCCGGCAAGAGCTCGTACTTCCGCCATTGTCTCTTTAGCATGCGCCGTCCTTCTTGGTCTCTCCGCGATGATCTTCACCACCTCGGTGAGACACCGGTGGGGGAGACTATTCACTGAAGATAATGAGATACTCAACCTCACTGCTATTGCTTTGCCGATTGTCGGTCTTTGCGAGCTCGGCAACTGCCCGCAAACGACCGGTTGCGGAGTTCTTAGAGGAAGTGCAAGGCCAAACATTGGAGCTAATATTAATCTTGGTTCATTCTATGTGGTCGGTATGCCGGTGGCTATCTTGTTAGGTTTTGTTGCAGGCATGGGCTTCGCTGGACTCTGGCTTGGATTGCTCGCTGCGCAAGCTTCATGCGCGGCGTTCATGATCGTAGCATTGATAAAA ACAGATTGGATTGAAGAAATGGAACGTGCTAAACTCTTGACAAacacttcatcatcatcatcatcatcatcatcattttctaGTAATTCAGCTTCTTCAAATACTAGTACTAGTACTACTGCATGttgtttagaagaaattttgtgcattagtgatgaagatgatgatgagaagaagaaggaggtctcAGTGGAGACTCATCCTCTTATTCTCAGTGAATGA